A single genomic interval of Streptomyces sp. NBC_00663 harbors:
- a CDS encoding VOC family protein yields MTATPYQQMIFINLPVNDLDASKKFFTELGYSINPQFSDENAASVVISDTIVAMLLTKPFYATFTDKEIVDATKSSEMLVCLSAESREKVDELVEKAVAAGGTASAKIQDMGFMYGRAFDDLDGHTWEVVWMDPAAVQG; encoded by the coding sequence ATGACCGCGACGCCCTACCAGCAGATGATCTTCATCAACCTGCCCGTGAACGACCTCGACGCGTCGAAGAAGTTCTTCACGGAGCTGGGCTACTCGATCAACCCCCAGTTCAGCGACGAGAACGCGGCTTCCGTCGTGATCAGCGACACGATCGTCGCGATGCTGCTGACCAAGCCCTTCTACGCCACCTTCACCGACAAGGAGATCGTGGACGCGACGAAGAGCAGCGAGATGCTGGTCTGTCTGAGCGCCGAGAGCCGCGAGAAGGTGGATGAGCTGGTGGAGAAGGCCGTCGCCGCGGGCGGTACCGCCTCGGCGAAGATCCAGGACATGGGCTTCATGTACGGCCGTGCCTTCGACGACCTCGACGGCCACACCTGGGAGGTCGTGTGGATGGACCCGGCCGCGGTGCAGGGCTGA
- a CDS encoding ABC transporter ATP-binding protein, whose protein sequence is MEAPPDNDVLWARALHFTHPDGSPALGGVSLGVREGEILAVNGPRGSGKTTLLSCLSGLVPAQRGEVWFNSAPVHTMGPMTRERLRRDRFGWIDPAPVLVPELNVWENAALPLMLRGTSRRRAKVAALEWLERLDIGDRSRSRPHELTQPERQRACIARALAPAPTVLFADEPTAPLHRADRAHVLRTLTTAARSHGITVVLATHDAETAALADRTVSLLDGRRVNTVHLPPVHESEPAGQGAACSLSV, encoded by the coding sequence ATGGAGGCCCCGCCCGACAACGACGTGCTCTGGGCCCGCGCCCTGCACTTCACGCACCCCGACGGCTCACCCGCGCTCGGCGGCGTGTCGCTCGGCGTCCGCGAGGGCGAGATCCTCGCGGTGAACGGCCCGCGCGGCAGCGGCAAGACGACGCTGCTCAGCTGTCTGTCGGGGCTGGTCCCGGCGCAACGCGGCGAGGTCTGGTTCAACAGCGCCCCGGTCCACACCATGGGCCCGATGACCCGCGAGCGCCTGCGCCGCGACCGTTTCGGCTGGATCGACCCGGCCCCGGTCCTGGTCCCCGAGCTGAACGTATGGGAGAACGCCGCCCTCCCCCTGATGCTGCGCGGCACCAGCCGCCGCCGGGCCAAGGTGGCCGCCCTGGAGTGGCTGGAGCGCCTCGACATCGGCGACAGATCCCGCAGCCGCCCCCATGAACTCACCCAGCCGGAACGCCAGCGCGCCTGCATCGCGAGGGCTCTCGCTCCCGCCCCGACGGTCCTGTTCGCTGACGAGCCGACGGCCCCCCTGCACCGCGCGGACCGCGCCCACGTCCTCCGCACCCTCACCACCGCGGCCCGCTCCCACGGCATCACGGTCGTCCTGGCGACCCACGACGCCGAGACGGCCGCGCTCGCCGACCGCACGGTCTCGCTGCTGGACGGCCGCCGCGTGAACACAGTCCACCTTCCCCCGGTCCACGAATCGGAACCGGCAGGCCAGGGGGCCGCGTGCTCGCTCTCCGTCTGA
- a CDS encoding aspartate aminotransferase family protein — protein MSSKDLSQTAYDHLWMHFTRMSSYEKSPVPTIVRGEGTHIYDDKGKRYLDGLAGLFVVQAGHGRVELAEAAFKQAQELAFFPVWSYAHPKAVELAERLAHHAPGDLNKVFFTTGGGEAVETAWKLAKQYFKLTGKPTKYKVISRAVAYHGTPQGALSITGLPALKAPFEPLVPGAHKVPNTNIYRAPIHGDDPEAYGRWAADQIEQQILFEGPDTVAAVFLEPVQNAGGCFPPPPGYFQRVREICDQYDVLLVSDEVICAFGRLGTMFACDKFDYVPDMITCAKGMTSGYSPIGACIISDRLAEPFYKGDNTFLHGYTFGGHPVSAAVGLANLDLFERENLNQHVLDNEGAFRSTLEKLHDLPIVGDVRGNGFFYGIELVKDKATKESFNDEETERVLYGFLSKALYDNGLYCRADDRGDPVVQLAPPLISNQETFDEIEQILRATLTEAWTKL, from the coding sequence GTGAGCTCCAAGGACCTCAGCCAGACCGCGTACGACCACCTGTGGATGCACTTCACCCGCATGTCCTCGTACGAGAAGTCGCCCGTCCCCACCATCGTCCGGGGCGAGGGCACCCACATCTACGACGACAAGGGCAAGCGCTACCTGGACGGTCTCGCGGGCCTGTTCGTGGTCCAGGCCGGACACGGCCGTGTCGAGCTCGCCGAGGCCGCCTTCAAGCAGGCCCAGGAGCTCGCGTTCTTCCCGGTGTGGTCCTACGCCCACCCGAAGGCCGTCGAGCTGGCGGAGCGGCTGGCCCACCACGCACCGGGCGACCTCAACAAGGTCTTCTTCACCACCGGTGGCGGCGAGGCCGTCGAGACCGCCTGGAAGCTGGCGAAGCAGTACTTCAAGCTCACCGGCAAGCCGACCAAGTACAAGGTCATCTCCCGCGCGGTCGCCTACCACGGCACCCCGCAGGGCGCCCTGTCCATCACCGGCCTGCCCGCTCTGAAGGCCCCCTTCGAGCCGCTGGTCCCGGGCGCGCACAAGGTCCCGAACACCAACATCTACCGCGCCCCGATCCACGGCGACGACCCCGAGGCCTACGGCCGCTGGGCCGCCGACCAGATCGAGCAGCAGATCCTCTTCGAGGGCCCCGACACGGTCGCCGCGGTCTTCCTGGAGCCGGTCCAGAACGCGGGCGGCTGCTTCCCGCCCCCGCCCGGCTACTTCCAGCGGGTCCGCGAGATCTGCGACCAGTACGACGTGCTCCTCGTGTCGGACGAGGTCATCTGCGCCTTCGGCCGCCTCGGCACGATGTTCGCCTGTGACAAGTTCGACTACGTCCCGGACATGATCACCTGCGCCAAGGGCATGACCTCGGGCTACTCCCCGATCGGCGCCTGCATCATCTCCGACCGCCTGGCCGAGCCGTTCTACAAGGGCGACAACACCTTCCTGCACGGCTACACCTTCGGCGGCCACCCGGTGTCGGCCGCGGTGGGTCTGGCCAACCTCGACCTGTTCGAGCGCGAGAACCTCAACCAGCACGTCCTCGACAACGAGGGCGCGTTCCGCTCGACCCTGGAGAAGCTCCACGACCTGCCGATCGTCGGCGACGTCCGCGGCAACGGCTTCTTCTACGGCATCGAGCTGGTGAAGGACAAGGCCACGAAGGAGTCCTTCAACGACGAGGAGACCGAGCGCGTGCTCTACGGCTTCCTCTCCAAGGCCCTCTACGACAACGGCCTGTACTGCCGCGCCGACGACCGTGGCGACCCGGTCGTCCAGCTCGCCCCGCCGCTGATCTCCAACCAGGAGACCTTCGACGAGATCGAGCAGATCCTGCGCGCCACGCTGACGGAGGCGTGGACGAAGCTGTAA
- a CDS encoding LAETG motif-containing sortase-dependent surface protein yields the protein MAVLSISRRTVARSVRVLGVASASAALALGVAGNALACNINEFSAEAKCDGDKGIINVTDVDKSGVEATVSVYLVENNADVRKVGEQTVKGSKDGTTITFEEAWKPNAEYRVHVVAEPYIKGEDVSPNLTTPATACKTDDETPTPTATPSPSASESTPAEEESDSPTPSASESSTAPAESTPSSAPSAAGESNLAETGANSNTGMIAGIAVALVAIGGGAVFFGLRRRGANSSR from the coding sequence GTGGCAGTTCTGTCCATATCCCGCCGCACCGTCGCCCGTTCCGTGCGTGTCCTCGGTGTCGCCTCCGCTTCGGCCGCGCTCGCGCTCGGTGTCGCCGGCAACGCGCTGGCGTGCAACATCAACGAATTCTCCGCCGAAGCCAAGTGCGACGGCGACAAGGGCATCATCAACGTCACCGACGTGGACAAGTCCGGCGTCGAAGCCACCGTCTCCGTGTACCTGGTGGAGAACAACGCCGACGTCCGCAAGGTCGGCGAGCAGACGGTCAAGGGCTCCAAGGACGGCACGACGATCACCTTCGAGGAGGCCTGGAAGCCCAACGCGGAGTACCGCGTCCACGTGGTCGCCGAGCCCTACATCAAGGGTGAGGACGTCAGCCCGAACCTGACGACCCCGGCCACGGCCTGCAAGACCGACGACGAGACCCCGACTCCGACGGCCACCCCGTCGCCGTCGGCGTCCGAGTCCACCCCGGCCGAGGAGGAGTCCGACAGCCCGACCCCGTCGGCCTCCGAGAGCAGCACCGCCCCGGCCGAGTCCACCCCGAGCAGCGCCCCGTCGGCGGCCGGTGAGTCCAACCTCGCCGAGACCGGCGCCAACTCGAACACCGGCATGATCGCGGGCATCGCGGTCGCCCTGGTCGCCATCGGTGGCGGCGCGGTCTTCTTCGGCCTGCGTCGTCGCGGAGCGAACAGCAGCCGCTGA
- a CDS encoding LOG family protein: MQTMPAHAAHHDDREIETLDDFDAKVSARGTLAGFRVQAVDLRDRTRELLATDTAGAVFLGCPMREDAAAKVRADGAMVFPPVPDLPFDPYRGLLYSPDELFAHLTKGYEETPDARAYAWFQRTKADGDIFASMLRSIHDDAVSDALDELLCGTRVVGVMGGHAMGRGTEAYAGAARLGRELTRAGLTVATGGGPGAMEAANLGAYAAPYDDAMLTEALRLLAGAPKFTPSVTDWAAAAFEVRSRWPKGGSSVGIPTWFYGHEPPNPFASHIAKYFANATREDGLLARSTAGVVFLPGAAGTVQEIFDNATPNYYESRGEPTPMVLVDRAHWTERLPTWPLLTALARERSMESRIALVDRIEEAPAALKRLGG, from the coding sequence GTGCAGACGATGCCCGCCCATGCGGCCCACCACGACGACCGTGAAATCGAGACCCTCGACGACTTCGACGCGAAGGTCTCGGCCCGCGGCACCCTCGCCGGCTTCCGCGTCCAGGCCGTCGATCTGAGGGACCGTACAAGGGAGTTGCTCGCCACGGACACCGCGGGCGCGGTCTTCCTCGGCTGCCCCATGCGCGAGGACGCGGCGGCCAAGGTCCGCGCGGACGGCGCGATGGTCTTCCCGCCCGTCCCTGATCTTCCGTTCGACCCCTACCGCGGTCTGCTCTACTCCCCGGACGAGCTGTTCGCCCATCTCACCAAGGGGTACGAGGAGACGCCGGACGCCCGCGCGTACGCCTGGTTCCAGCGAACCAAGGCCGACGGCGACATATTCGCCTCGATGCTCCGCTCGATCCACGACGACGCCGTCTCGGACGCCCTCGACGAACTCCTGTGCGGGACCCGGGTGGTGGGCGTCATGGGCGGCCACGCGATGGGCCGCGGCACGGAGGCGTACGCCGGTGCCGCCCGGCTCGGCCGGGAGCTGACCCGGGCCGGCCTCACCGTCGCCACCGGGGGCGGCCCCGGCGCGATGGAGGCGGCGAACCTCGGTGCGTACGCCGCCCCGTACGACGACGCGATGCTCACCGAGGCGCTCCGACTCCTCGCCGGGGCACCGAAGTTCACCCCGTCGGTCACCGACTGGGCCGCCGCCGCCTTCGAGGTGCGATCGCGCTGGCCGAAGGGCGGCTCGTCCGTGGGCATCCCGACCTGGTTCTACGGCCATGAGCCGCCGAACCCCTTCGCCTCGCACATCGCCAAGTACTTCGCCAACGCCACCCGCGAGGACGGCCTGTTGGCCCGCTCGACCGCGGGGGTGGTGTTCCTGCCGGGCGCCGCCGGGACCGTACAGGAGATCTTCGACAACGCGACGCCCAACTACTACGAGTCGCGGGGCGAGCCGACCCCGATGGTGCTCGTCGACCGGGCGCACTGGACCGAGCGGCTGCCGACCTGGCCCCTGCTCACGGCACTTGCGCGGGAACGTTCGATGGAGTCGCGAATCGCCCTTGTTGACCGAATCGAGGAGGCTCCGGCGGCGTTGAAACGTCTCGGTGGTTAA